CACCTTTGCTAAAGATTCTACTATAGATCAAACAGAGGCCCTAATCGATATTTATACTAAATTGAGACCGGGAGATTACTCCAGTGCTGATAATGCAAAAGAACTAATATTTAATATGTTTTTTAACATTGAGAGGTACGATTTGTCTGAGGTGGGAAGGTGGAAAATGTTAATGAGATTACCACAACTTAAAAAATATGAAAGATTTCAAGAAGAAGAGATTTCAATGAAAAATAGAGTTTTAACAAAGGAAGATGTTATAGAGACAATAAGAGAGATCATAAGAATGAATAACAATCCTTTTGCCGAACCCGATCAGATAGACCACCTTGGTAACAGGAGAGTAAGGACATTAAATGAATTGCTCGGCAATAGAATAAAAATAGGTTTAACAAGAATGTCAAGAATTATAAAAGATAGGATGTCAACGCTTGATACAGCAACCTTAACGCCTTTGCAAGTTATCAATCCAAATACAGTTATTTCTGTTGTAAAAGAATTTTTCTCTTCGTCTCAAATAGCCCAGTTTATGGACGCTGAAAATCCTTTGGCAGAATTAGAACATAAAAGAAGGGTTTCATCAACAGGACCAGGAGGTTTAACCAGAGAAAGAGCAGGCTTTGAGGTAAGAGATGTTCAACCATCTCACTATGGAAGAATATGCCCTATACAAACTCCAGAAGGTCAAAATGTTGGTTTAGTAAATTACCTCGCAGTTACAGCAAGAATTAACAAATATGGCTTTATAGAGGCGCCTTATTATAAGGTTGAAAATGGAATTGTAAATATGGATAAGGTTTATTATATGTCTGCTTTTGAAGAAGAAAAATATATTATAGCGCACGCTGGCGTGGAAATCGACGAAAACAATAGAATTGTAAACAGCAAAGTAGAGGCAAGAATTTATGGAGAGCCAGGTTTAGCTGACAGAAAAGATGTTCAATATATAGATGCTTCTTATTTGCACCCTATATCAGTTGCAACTAGTTTAATACCATTTTTAAGACACGACGATGCAAACAGGGCTTTGATGGGTTCTAATATGCAAAGACAAGCTGTGCCTCTAGTTAAACCACAGGCTCCTTTAGTGGGAACTGGTATGGAATCTTATGTCGCAAGCTGCAGTGGGCATGTTTTAATAGCAGAAGAGGACGGTGTTGTAACATATGTTGACGCTTCCACAATAAAAATAAAAGAAAAAACAGGCGAGGAAAGAGAATATAAACTTAAAACTTTTGTTAGAACAAACCAGTATACATGTTTTCATCAAAAGCCAATAGTTAAGGTTGGTGATAAGGTGAAGAAAGGAGATATTATTACAGATGGTCCTGCAATAGATAAGGGGAGACTAGCTTTGGGAGCAAATGTATTAGTTGCTTTTATGCCTTTCAGAGGAAATACTTTTGAGGATGCTATTGTTATATCTGAAAGGTTAGTTAAGAATGATACCTTTACTTCTATTCACATAGAAAATTTTGTTTGCGATGTAAGAGAAACAAAACTGGGGCCAGAAATCACTACTCCTGATATTCCTAATGTTAGTGAAGAGAGATTAAAAGATTTGGATGAAGAAGGGATAGTTAGAGTTGGTGCTGAGGTAAATCCAGGAGATATTTTAGTTGGAAAAATTTCTCCTAAAGGTGAAGTTGATTTAACTCCTGAAGAAAGGTTATTAAGGGCTATATTTGGTGAAAAAGCAAAAGATGTTAAAGATACATCTTTGCTAATGGAGCATGGTAAAAGAGGTATAGTAATAAGAGTTAAAATATTTGAAAGAGAAAAAGGCTACAAACTTGAAGCAGGAGTTATAAAGAGAATAATTATTGAAGTTGCTGAAATGAGAAAAATACAAGCAGGAGATAAATTAGCTGGAAGACATGGGAACAAGGGAGTTGTGGCAAAAGTTTTGCCAGAAGAAGAAATGCCATTTATGGAAGATGGAACTCCTATTGATATAGTTTTAAATCCATTGGGGGTTGTTTCAAGAATGAATATCGGTCAAATTTTTGAAACTCATTTAGGATGGGCTGCTCACAAACTTGGGTATTTAGCTGAAACACCAGGTCTGACTGGAGCAGTAGAAGAAGACATTAAGAGAGAGTTAAAAGAGGCAGGATTGCCAGAAGATGGAAAAGTTGAGCTGTACGACGGACGTACAGGAGAACCATTTCCTCAGCCAATTACAGTTGGTTACATTTATATGATGAAGTTAATACATATGGTTTCAGACAAGATACATATGCGTTCAATTGGTCCTTATTCTTTGATAACCCAACAACCTCTTGGAGGAAGGGCTCAATTTGGTGGGCAGAGATTTGGGGAAATGGAGGTGTGGGCGTTAGAAGCCTATGGAAGTGCTTTTACATTACAAGAAATGCTTACACTAAAATCAGATGACGTTTTAGGAAGGGTTTCAACTTATGAGGCTATTATAAAAGGTCAGCCAATAAAGACTCCTAATATTCCATCTTCTTTCACGTTGTTGGTTAATGAACTTAAATCTCTAGCAATAAATGTAATTATAGGAGGTAAAACTATATTAGAAGATGAAAGTAAAAATAATTAAAAATTTATGAAAGTAGAAAACTTAGAATCAATACAAGTTAAGTTGGCTTCTCCAGAGGAGATTTTATCTTGGTCTCATGGAGAAGTTCTAAAACCAGAAACGATAAATTATAGAACTCAAAGGCCAGAGAGAGACGGTTTGTTTTGCGAAAGGATATTCGGGCCAGTAAAAGATTATGAATGTTACTGTGGGAAATATAGAAGAATAAGATTTAAAGGAATAGTTTGCGATAAATGTGGGGTTGAAGTTACAACCTCTTCTGTTAGAAGGGAAAGAATGGGACATATAAAGCTTGCCTCACCTGTTTGCCATATTTGGTTTTTAAGAGGAGTGCCATCTTTCTTATCTACACTTTTAGATGTTCCACTTCCACAATTAGAAAAAGTTATTTATTTCGCAGCTTATATAATTACCAATGTAAATGAAGAAAAGAGAAAATATTATTACGAACAAATACAAAAAGAATACGAGCAAAGTGTTAAAAAAGCGAAAAGTGAAGCAAAGTCAAAAAAGGAATTAAATGAAAAGTTAAAACTATTAAAGGACAAAAAAACATTAGCAGAGGAAGAGTTGGCTTCTATCCAAAAATTGAAGGTTATTTCAGAAGTTGAAAATTATAACTTATCTTTAAAGTATTCTTCTTTATTCGAAGTAGGTACTGGTTCTGAAGTTTTAAAGAAAATTGTGCAGGAATTGGACATTAATAAGTTAGAAAAAGAGTTACTTGAAAAATTAAAAGACAGAGATAATCCTGATTATAAAAAATACTTAAGAAGATATAAGCTTATTGTTTCAATAAAAAAATCAGGTATAAGGCCAGAGTGGGTATTCTTAGAAGTTCTGCCTGTTTTGCCAGCAGACTTAAGGCCGATGGTTCAATTAGACGGTGGAAGATATGCTTCATCTGATTTAAATGATCTTTACAGAAGAGTTATTAATAGAAATAATAGATTGAAGTATTTGTTAGAGATAAAGGCACCAGAAGTTATAATAAGAAATGAAAAAAGAATGTTGCAAGAGGCTGTAGATGCCCTTTTAGATAACTCCATGAGAAAAACTGCTGCTACTCAAGCTACAACAGGTGGAACAAGATTATTAAAGTCATTAGCAGACATTATAAAAGGTAAACAAGGAAGGTTTAGACAAAATCTTTTGGGTAAAAGGGTTGATTATTCTGGGAGATCAGTTATTGTTGTTGGACCTGAGTTGAAAATTGATGAATGTGGCTTACCGAAGAAAATGGCTCTTGAAATATTTAAACCTTTTGTTATTCATAAAATTTTAGAAAGAGAACTTGCTTATAATGTAAGCGGCGCTTCAAGACTAATTGCCTCTCAAATACCTGAGGTGTGGGCTATTTTAGATGAAATTGTTAAAGATAAATATGTTTTGCTCAACAGAGCGCCAACATTGCATCGTCTTGGTATACAGGCATTTAAACCTATATTAATAGAAGGAGAAGCCATAAGACTGCATCCTCTTGTTTGTAAAGCATATAACGCTGATTTTGATGGTGATCAAATGGCAGTGTTTTTACCTCTATCAGAGCAAGCCCAAAAAGAAGCTAAAGAGATAATGGTTTCAAGTAAAAATTTGTTAAAACCAGCTACTGGAATTCCAATTGTGGGTCCAACAAAAGATATGGTGTTGGGTTGTTATTGGTTAACTCAGATTAAAGAAGGAGCGAAAGGGGAAGGTAAAATGTTTTCTTCAAGAAATGAGGCAATTTTAGCTTATCAAACAGGGTATGTAGATTTAAGGGCGAGGATTAAAGTAAGAATATTTGGAACTATTTATGAAACGACGGTTGGCAGAATATTTTTCAATAATACCTTGCCAGATGACTATCCATTTGTTAACGAGGAGATGAATTCTAAGAAATTAGATGCTGTTGTTGAGGATATTATAGATAAATACCCAAATGAGGTTTGTAAAGAGGTTTTAGATAGAATAAAAGAGTTGGGTTTTGAATATTCTACTATTTCTGGAATAACCTTAGGAATGGATGATTTAATTATTCCTGAGGAAAAGGATATAACAATTAAAGAAGCGGAAAAAAAGGTGTTACAGATAGAAGAGTATTATAAACAAGGTTTGTTTTCAAGAGATGAAAAATCGACAAGAGTAATTGAAGTATGGCAGGAAACGAAATCCAAAATAGAAGATTTAGTAAAGAAAACTTTGCCTCCACTTGGGAATGTTGCTGTGATTATTAATTCTGGAGCAAGAGGTTCTTGGTCACAAGTTGTGCAAATGACAGGTATGAAGGGATTGGTTATAAGTCCTACGGGTAAGATTATAGAATTACCTGTTAAAAGTTCTTTCAAAGAAGGTTTTGATGTATTGGAGTTCTTTATTTCTACTCACGGTGCTAGAAAAGGAACTGTTGATACTGCCTTGAGAACATCAACGGCAGGATACTTAACTCGTCGTTTAGTTGACGTTGCTCATGACGTTATTACAATAGCTAGAGATTGCGGTGATGATAAGGGGATTGTTATAAGTAAGGAAGACGCCGAAAAAATAGGGCAGGATTACTTTAATAAGATTTTTGGAAGGGTTTTACTTGAAGATGTAAAGGATAAAAAAGGAAAAGTTATAGCCCAAAGAGGAGAATATGTTACAAAAGAAGTCGCTGATAAAATTGTAAAAGATGAATCTATAAAATACATTAGAGCAAGAAGTCCTCTTACATGTAAAACAAAAAGAGGTGTTTGTGTAAAATGTTATGGTTTTGACCTTGGGGTTAATAAAGAAATTGAATTAGGACAAGCCGTGGGTATTATTGCCGCTCAATCTATAGGTGAGTGGGGAACTCAGCTTACGATGAGAACATTTCATACAGGTGGTATTGCAGAAGCTAAAGATATTACTCAAGGTTTACCAAGAGTAGAAGAAGTTTTTGAGGCAAGAACTCCTGTTAACAAAGCTGAATTTGCAAAAGAAGATGGTAAAGTGATTGATGTTAAAGATGAGCTAATAAAAATACAAGACACTAAAGGAAAAGTTAAAGAATACAAGGTACCAGCTAAAAGAACAATACTTGTTAAAAAAGGGCAGATTGTTAAAAAAGGAGATCAGTTGTACTCTGGTAGTTTGGATATAAGAGAACTATTTGAAACTTGCGGGGAAGAGGTAACAAAGAAATACATTCTTAATGAAATACAGCAAATATATTATTCTCAAGGTGCTTCGATTAATGATAAACATGTTGAACTTATAATAAGGCAGATGTTCTCCAGAGTACAAATAACAGATCCGGGAGAAACTGGCTTGATTATAGGAGAGGTGCTTCCAAAATATGTTGTTTTGGATATAAACGATCAGGCAGAAGAAGCAAAGAAACAGCCTGCGAAATACAAAGAAATAGTTTTGGGAATAACAAAAGTTGCTCTTACAACGGATTCCTTCCTATCAGCAGCATCATTCCAAGAGACGTCAAGAGTTTTAATAAAAGCATCATTGGAAGGTAAAGAGGATAAATTGTTTGGCTTAAAGGAAAATGTTATAATAGGTAAATTAATCCCGGTTGGAACTGGTTTCCAATATAGTATTTATGCCAAACAACAAGAAAAAGAAAAATAAAGAATCTCGCAAAAAAAGTCTGTCTTTTAGTTTAAATTTAGGATTGTCTCCTAATGTAAAGAATATAATCTTTGCTATATTTTTGATTTTTGTTTCTACCTTGTTTATTATGTCGCTTTTAAATATGGCAGGGGAAGGGGGTGAGATGATTTTGAAAGTTGGTAATTTTGTTATTGGGAAAATGTTTTATTTACTGCCGTTTTTACTTTTGTTTTATGCAATTTTATTAATAAAACAGCGAAGATTAGAAGTTTTAGAAGATAATGACTTTAGGGTAAATATTATAGGTTTTATTTTGTTATTTTTGTCGTTTGCAGGATTGTTTGGTTCTGTTGATTCTCAAGACAGGCATGGTGGCATTTTAGGTTATTTTATTTCCTTGCCGATGATGAAAATCTTTAGTACCCCTGTTGTTATTACTTTTTTTATATTCACTTTTTTAATTGGAATAACGATATTATTTAGAAACAATTTAATTGATTTGTTTAAATCAATCCAAAAACAACCAAAGAAAGGAAAAGTTGAGTTTAAGAAAGTTTTCGAGAAAAGATTTAAGATAAAAGAATTGCCAGCGATAAAAGAAATATCCTCTTTAGTTCCAAAACTTGAAATTAAAAAAGAATTACCCTTGAACAAAGTAGTAAATGAAAGTGGTAATGTTGATATAGAGATAGATAAAAAATTAAGCAATAAAAGGTTCAAAGAATTTGCTGGTAAACTTCCACCAACAGATTTGTTAGAAAAAGAGAAAGGTAAACCAGAATCAGGAGATATAAAAATTAATGCTGCTATAATTAAAAGAACGTTGCAAAATTTTAACATACCGGTAGAAATGGGAGAGGTCAATGTAGGACCATCTGTCACTCAGTATACTTTAAGGCCAGCAGAGGGAATAAAACTTTCAAAAATATCTGCTTTGGCAAATGATTTAGCCTTGGCTTTAGCAGCACCTTCTGTTAGAATTGAGGCTCCAATACCAGGTAAATCTTTAGTTGGAATAGAAGTTCCTAATGTTAAAAGGCATAATGTTAGGTTGAGAGATTTAATTGAAAATACAATATTCCAAGATTCTGCATCAAGTTTAACTTTTGTTTTAGGGAGGGATGTCTCAGGAAATCCTATATATGCTGATTTAGGAAAAATGCCACATCTTCTGATCGCTGGAAGTACTGGAAGTGGTAAAACTATTTGTATTAATGCTATAATTATAAGTCTTTTATACAAGAATACTCCCGAAACTTTAAGGTTTATAATGGTTGACCCCAAAAGGGTTGAGTTATCTCTATACAATGACATTCCCCACTTACTATGTCCCGCAATTTTAGATCCAAATAAAGCTATTGCTGCTCTAAAATGGCTGATCGGTGAAATGGATAGAAGATTTACCGTTCTTAGCAATGCTAGAAAAAAAGATATAAATTCTTATAACGAATATATTAGGAGCAAAAAAGAGGAAGCTATGCCATATATTGTTTGTATTATTGACGAGATGGCAGATTTGATGGCCGTAAAAGGAAAAGAGTTGGAGGCTGGAATAATAAGGCTTGCTCAAATGGCAAGGGCAGTTGGAATACATTTAATTTTAGCTACCCAGAGACCATCTGTTAATGTTATTACAGGTTTAATTAAAGCCAACATAACATCAAGGATTGCCTTTAGGGTTGCTTCTCAAGTTGATTCAAGGACTATTTTAGATACCTCTGGTGCTGAAAAACTTTTGGGTAAAGGAGATATGTTGTTTATTACCAATGAGAGTCCGAAACCAAAAAGAATACAAGGTGCTTATGTTTCTGAAAAAGAAGTAAAGAGAGTGGTTGATTGGTATGTCGAAAATTACGCTTTGGAGAATTTTTCACAGGAACAAGGTTTGAAAGAAGAACTTGAAAAAAGTGACATTTCCCAGTATGATATAACAGGGAGTTTAAATAATGTTTTAGAGAGCGATTCAGGTTTTAGTGTAGATGAAGATCCTCTTTTAGAGCAGGCCAAAAAAATTGTAATAGAAGCAAGAAAAGCTTCTGCATCTCTTTTGCAAAGAAGGTTAAGGATAGGATATGCGAGGGCAGCGAGATTAATAGATATTTTAGAAGAAAAAGGAATAGTTGGACCAGCAGATGGTGCAAAACCAAGAGATGTATTAGTTGGCGAGGAAGCTTTAAGGGAAGATAATGAAGAAGATAAAGTTTAAAAATTAATTTATTATAAAAATGGCAAAACAAAAAAAAGATAAAGAAAATGATAAAGATGAAAAAAGTAATGGTAAATCGAAACTGTCAGATATTTTAACTAATTTAAGAAAGAAGTTTGGTGAGAGCGCTATAATGACTTTAAAGGAAGTAAGGCCTGTGAATGTTGATGTTATATCAACAGGTTCATTTTCTTTAGATATTGCTTTGGGAGTTGGTGGTTTGCCAAGGGGCCGTATAATTGAAATATTTGGGCCTGAGAGTTCTGGTAAAACGACGGTTGCCTTACATGCTATTGCTGAGGCTCAGAAAAAAGGTGGAGTTGCTGCTTTTATAGATGCTGAGCACGCCCTAGATCCTGATTATGCCAAAAAAATAGGAGTTGATATTGAAAATCTTTTAATATCTCAGCCGGAATCAGGAGAGCAGGCTTTGCAAATAGTTGAAAGTTTAATAAGATCCGGTGAAGTAGATATAATAGTTGTTGATTCAGTCGCTGCTTTAGCGCCGAAAGTTGAAATAGCAGGAGAAGTAGGTGATCAATTTATAGGTTTACAAGCAAGGTTAATGTCTCAAGCATTGAGAAAGTTAGCTGGGTTAATATCAGAAACAAGAACTATAGTTATATTTTTAAATCAGACAAGAATGAAAATAGGTCAATTAATTGGGAATCCTGAAACAACGCCGGGAGGTTTGGCGTTGAAATTTTATTCTTCTGTAAGAATAGATTTAAGAAGAATAGCGCAGATAAAACAGGGCGATAATATTATTGGAGGAAAACACAAAGCAAAAATTGTAAAAAATAAAGTTGCGCCTCCTTTCAAGACGGCAGAGTTTTATATTTATTATAACGAAGGAATTGCTTATGAGGCAGATGTTATAGAAACAGCCCTAAGGTATGGAGTATTAAAAAAATCAGGTTCTTTTATAGAGTATAATGGTAAAAAAATTGGCCAAGGAATGGAACAATCCAGAAAAGCATTAAAAGAAAACAAGGAACTTTTAGAAGAAATTAAAAAAGCCTGCTTGGAAAAAGCAAGAGAGTAGTATTTATTGAGGGGTGAAAGGCAATAATCCTAAAAATCTTGCTCTTTTAATGGCTTGGGCAATTCTTTTTTGATGAAATTGACAATTGCCTGTTTTCTTTCTGTGTTTAATTTTTGCCATCGCCGATATATATTTTTGCAACAATTGTGTATCTTTGAAATCTATTTCCTTTATGTTTTTTTGACAAAAGTAGCAAACCATATTTTTATTTCTAAATTCTTAATTTTAATATTTAAAATGGTATGTTTTTTTCATCTATTTTTTCATCTTCTTCTATAACTGGTATTTCTTCTTCTGCGCCCTCTTGATTAATAAAATTATCTTCACTTACGTTTTGTTGCTGGCCTTGGCTTTTTGGTCCCAATTGCATACTCTCTGCTATGATTTCTGTAAAGTATCTTTTAACTCCATTCCCATCTTCCCAGTTTCTTGTTCTTATTCTGCCTTCTATGAACACCATCGACCCTTTTTTTAAATACTGAGATGCTATCTCTGCAAGTCTGTTCCACAATATTACATTGTGGAATTCGGTTTCTTTTTGTTGATTTCCTGATTTATCATTCCATATTCTGTTTGTGGCTATTCTTATAGAGCAAACTTTTTGCCCTGATGGTGTTGTTCTTAATTCAGGATCAGCAACTAAATTTCCTATTAAGAAAACTTTATTAAGGTTCATAATTTTATAAAATTTCTTCTAATTTCTTATCTAAATCCTCTAAAGGTGCTTTTTCTTTACCTGTTGGCTTAGAATCGTCTTTTGTTGGTTCTTTTTCAGATTCTTTTGT
This sequence is a window from bacterium HR34. Protein-coding genes within it:
- the recA gene encoding Protein RecA, which produces MAKQKKDKENDKDEKSNGKSKLSDILTNLRKKFGESAIMTLKEVRPVNVDVISTGSFSLDIALGVGGLPRGRIIEIFGPESSGKTTVALHAIAEAQKKGGVAAFIDAEHALDPDYAKKIGVDIENLLISQPESGEQALQIVESLIRSGEVDIIVVDSVAALAPKVEIAGEVGDQFIGLQARLMSQALRKLAGLISETRTIVIFLNQTRMKIGQLIGNPETTPGGLALKFYSSVRIDLRRIAQIKQGDNIIGGKHKAKIVKNKVAPPFKTAEFYIYYNEGIAYEADVIETALRYGVLKKSGSFIEYNGKKIGQGMEQSRKALKENKELLEEIKKACLEKARE
- the rpsR1 gene encoding 30S ribosomal protein S18 1; amino-acid sequence: MVCYFCQKNIKEIDFKDTQLLQKYISAMAKIKHRKKTGNCQFHQKRIAQAIKRARFLGLLPFTPQ
- the rpoC gene encoding DNA-directed RNA polymerase subunit beta' translates to MKVENLESIQVKLASPEEILSWSHGEVLKPETINYRTQRPERDGLFCERIFGPVKDYECYCGKYRRIRFKGIVCDKCGVEVTTSSVRRERMGHIKLASPVCHIWFLRGVPSFLSTLLDVPLPQLEKVIYFAAYIITNVNEEKRKYYYEQIQKEYEQSVKKAKSEAKSKKELNEKLKLLKDKKTLAEEELASIQKLKVISEVENYNLSLKYSSLFEVGTGSEVLKKIVQELDINKLEKELLEKLKDRDNPDYKKYLRRYKLIVSIKKSGIRPEWVFLEVLPVLPADLRPMVQLDGGRYASSDLNDLYRRVINRNNRLKYLLEIKAPEVIIRNEKRMLQEAVDALLDNSMRKTAATQATTGGTRLLKSLADIIKGKQGRFRQNLLGKRVDYSGRSVIVVGPELKIDECGLPKKMALEIFKPFVIHKILERELAYNVSGASRLIASQIPEVWAILDEIVKDKYVLLNRAPTLHRLGIQAFKPILIEGEAIRLHPLVCKAYNADFDGDQMAVFLPLSEQAQKEAKEIMVSSKNLLKPATGIPIVGPTKDMVLGCYWLTQIKEGAKGEGKMFSSRNEAILAYQTGYVDLRARIKVRIFGTIYETTVGRIFFNNTLPDDYPFVNEEMNSKKLDAVVEDIIDKYPNEVCKEVLDRIKELGFEYSTISGITLGMDDLIIPEEKDITIKEAEKKVLQIEEYYKQGLFSRDEKSTRVIEVWQETKSKIEDLVKKTLPPLGNVAVIINSGARGSWSQVVQMTGMKGLVISPTGKIIELPVKSSFKEGFDVLEFFISTHGARKGTVDTALRTSTAGYLTRRLVDVAHDVITIARDCGDDKGIVISKEDAEKIGQDYFNKIFGRVLLEDVKDKKGKVIAQRGEYVTKEVADKIVKDESIKYIRARSPLTCKTKRGVCVKCYGFDLGVNKEIELGQAVGIIAAQSIGEWGTQLTMRTFHTGGIAEAKDITQGLPRVEEVFEARTPVNKAEFAKEDGKVIDVKDELIKIQDTKGKVKEYKVPAKRTILVKKGQIVKKGDQLYSGSLDIRELFETCGEEVTKKYILNEIQQIYYSQGASINDKHVELIIRQMFSRVQITDPGETGLIIGEVLPKYVVLDINDQAEEAKKQPAKYKEIVLGITKVALTTDSFLSAASFQETSRVLIKASLEGKEDKLFGLKENVIIGKLIPVGTGFQYSIYAKQQEKEK
- the rpoB gene encoding DNA-directed RNA polymerase subunit beta; translation: MKTQVKVKNFNKSKISCPLPHLLDVQLSSWKRFWDEDLRKILKELSPIRDYSGKKLELWFEDYYLDKPNYDNYFDAWINDDTYEAPLRVKVKLVNLETKEIKEQEVYLCDIPLMTERGTFIVNGVERVTVSQLIRSPGVFFTMNYVNKEKNFGAKIIPYRGAWLEFETEKSGYISVKIDRRRKVPATTLLKAFGLTMDQIKELFSDVDIGEVKYIESTFAKDSTIDQTEALIDIYTKLRPGDYSSADNAKELIFNMFFNIERYDLSEVGRWKMLMRLPQLKKYERFQEEEISMKNRVLTKEDVIETIREIIRMNNNPFAEPDQIDHLGNRRVRTLNELLGNRIKIGLTRMSRIIKDRMSTLDTATLTPLQVINPNTVISVVKEFFSSSQIAQFMDAENPLAELEHKRRVSSTGPGGLTRERAGFEVRDVQPSHYGRICPIQTPEGQNVGLVNYLAVTARINKYGFIEAPYYKVENGIVNMDKVYYMSAFEEEKYIIAHAGVEIDENNRIVNSKVEARIYGEPGLADRKDVQYIDASYLHPISVATSLIPFLRHDDANRALMGSNMQRQAVPLVKPQAPLVGTGMESYVASCSGHVLIAEEDGVVTYVDASTIKIKEKTGEEREYKLKTFVRTNQYTCFHQKPIVKVGDKVKKGDIITDGPAIDKGRLALGANVLVAFMPFRGNTFEDAIVISERLVKNDTFTSIHIENFVCDVRETKLGPEITTPDIPNVSEERLKDLDEEGIVRVGAEVNPGDILVGKISPKGEVDLTPEERLLRAIFGEKAKDVKDTSLLMEHGKRGIVIRVKIFEREKGYKLEAGVIKRIIIEVAEMRKIQAGDKLAGRHGNKGVVAKVLPEEEMPFMEDGTPIDIVLNPLGVVSRMNIGQIFETHLGWAAHKLGYLAETPGLTGAVEEDIKRELKEAGLPEDGKVELYDGRTGEPFPQPITVGYIYMMKLIHMVSDKIHMRSIGPYSLITQQPLGGRAQFGGQRFGEMEVWALEAYGSAFTLQEMLTLKSDDVLGRVSTYEAIIKGQPIKTPNIPSSFTLLVNELKSLAINVIIGGKTILEDESKNN
- the ssb gene encoding Single-stranded DNA-binding protein, with translation MNLNKVFLIGNLVADPELRTTPSGQKVCSIRIATNRIWNDKSGNQQKETEFHNVILWNRLAEIASQYLKKGSMVFIEGRIRTRNWEDGNGVKRYFTEIIAESMQLGPKSQGQQQNVSEDNFINQEGAEEEIPVIEEDEKIDEKNIPF
- the spoIIIE gene encoding DNA translocase SpoIIIE, with product MPNNKKKKNKESRKKSLSFSLNLGLSPNVKNIIFAIFLIFVSTLFIMSLLNMAGEGGEMILKVGNFVIGKMFYLLPFLLLFYAILLIKQRRLEVLEDNDFRVNIIGFILLFLSFAGLFGSVDSQDRHGGILGYFISLPMMKIFSTPVVITFFIFTFLIGITILFRNNLIDLFKSIQKQPKKGKVEFKKVFEKRFKIKELPAIKEISSLVPKLEIKKELPLNKVVNESGNVDIEIDKKLSNKRFKEFAGKLPPTDLLEKEKGKPESGDIKINAAIIKRTLQNFNIPVEMGEVNVGPSVTQYTLRPAEGIKLSKISALANDLALALAAPSVRIEAPIPGKSLVGIEVPNVKRHNVRLRDLIENTIFQDSASSLTFVLGRDVSGNPIYADLGKMPHLLIAGSTGSGKTICINAIIISLLYKNTPETLRFIMVDPKRVELSLYNDIPHLLCPAILDPNKAIAALKWLIGEMDRRFTVLSNARKKDINSYNEYIRSKKEEAMPYIVCIIDEMADLMAVKGKELEAGIIRLAQMARAVGIHLILATQRPSVNVITGLIKANITSRIAFRVASQVDSRTILDTSGAEKLLGKGDMLFITNESPKPKRIQGAYVSEKEVKRVVDWYVENYALENFSQEQGLKEELEKSDISQYDITGSLNNVLESDSGFSVDEDPLLEQAKKIVIEARKASASLLQRRLRIGYARAARLIDILEEKGIVGPADGAKPRDVLVGEEALREDNEEDKV